The Candidatus Methylomirabilis lanthanidiphila genome contains a region encoding:
- a CDS encoding hydrogenase-4 component F — MMMTSSETLALNLLLLALGGFGAGAAGALLAARRPRVSRWAGHAGALIGAVAAFALGAVGLAGGTLDVTIPTLFPVDGLSLGMDRLSAFFVLVIAVAAIPSSIYAIAYTRDYEGRSSLAGMGLGFNVFLAGMVLAALARNVLTFLFMWEAMSLASYFLVMTEAEHRETQYAGWLYVVTTHAGFACLLIGFLLMAHETGTTNLSEWGAASALLSGPMRDAIFVLLALGFGAKAGVVPLHIWLPKAHPAAPSHVSALMSGVMIKLGVYGLVRIGFDWLGVGVSWWGGAVLVVAAMSAVLGVLYALVEQDLKCLLAYSSVENIGIILLGVGAGMLFRSYHLDALASLALVAGLYHALNHAVFKPLLFMGAGAVVHATGTRNMEEMGGLIKRMPQTAACFLVGSVAIAALPPFNGFISEWLMFQSLLLSFQISATGTNLLFALSIAALALTSGLAAACFVKAFGIAFLALPRSQQAEQAREVPWMMRGTMAISAMACLLLGVAPVGALRLLNATAADLTGTYADVRFNWNGIVANDAFATVSPLWIAVALVSLLALVPIVLRIIGANVGRRAYETWGCGRALQTARFEYTGTAFANPFKRVFGLLYRPVKELDIQFHPESRMFVETIAYRNETRSIFEEAFYGPISRLVQRGAQRARIVQSGNVHLYLLYIFVALIALLALAG; from the coding sequence GCGGTTGGCCTGGCAGGCGGTACGCTGGACGTAACGATCCCGACCCTCTTCCCCGTTGACGGACTCTCCCTCGGCATGGATCGCCTCAGCGCGTTCTTCGTCCTGGTGATTGCGGTGGCGGCGATCCCGTCCTCGATCTATGCCATCGCCTATACCCGCGACTATGAGGGCAGGTCGTCCCTGGCAGGGATGGGTCTTGGGTTCAATGTCTTCCTCGCCGGGATGGTGCTCGCCGCTCTGGCCCGCAATGTGCTGACATTTCTGTTCATGTGGGAGGCCATGTCGCTGGCGTCGTACTTCCTTGTCATGACAGAGGCTGAGCACAGAGAGACGCAGTACGCGGGCTGGCTCTACGTGGTGACGACGCATGCCGGCTTCGCATGCCTGCTGATCGGCTTTCTGTTGATGGCGCATGAAACCGGCACAACGAACCTGAGCGAATGGGGCGCCGCATCGGCACTATTGAGCGGTCCGATGCGTGATGCCATATTCGTCCTGCTGGCGCTCGGCTTTGGGGCTAAGGCAGGCGTGGTTCCCTTGCACATTTGGCTCCCGAAGGCCCATCCCGCCGCGCCCAGCCATGTGTCGGCGCTGATGTCGGGGGTGATGATCAAGCTTGGGGTCTACGGACTTGTCCGGATCGGGTTCGATTGGCTCGGAGTCGGCGTATCCTGGTGGGGCGGCGCGGTACTGGTCGTCGCGGCCATGAGCGCGGTGCTTGGCGTACTGTATGCGTTGGTGGAGCAGGATCTCAAATGCCTGCTCGCCTATTCCAGCGTCGAGAATATCGGCATTATCCTGCTCGGGGTAGGGGCCGGGATGCTCTTCCGGAGCTATCACCTCGACGCCCTGGCCTCGCTGGCGCTGGTGGCGGGCCTGTATCACGCGCTCAATCACGCGGTATTCAAACCCCTCCTCTTCATGGGCGCAGGCGCCGTAGTCCACGCGACCGGAACCCGCAATATGGAGGAGATGGGGGGGCTTATCAAGCGGATGCCGCAGACTGCCGCCTGCTTCCTCGTCGGATCGGTGGCGATCGCGGCGCTGCCGCCGTTCAACGGCTTTATCAGCGAATGGCTGATGTTTCAGTCGCTGCTCCTCAGCTTTCAGATCTCGGCCACGGGGACCAACCTGCTCTTCGCGCTGTCGATCGCCGCGCTCGCATTGACGAGCGGGCTTGCGGCGGCCTGTTTCGTGAAGGCCTTCGGGATCGCCTTTCTGGCGCTCCCGCGCAGTCAACAGGCCGAACAGGCGCGGGAGGTCCCATGGATGATGCGCGGAACGATGGCGATATCGGCGATGGCGTGTCTGCTGCTTGGGGTGGCGCCGGTTGGTGCGCTGCGTCTCTTGAATGCGACAGCGGCCGACCTGACAGGAACCTATGCGGACGTCCGTTTCAACTGGAACGGGATTGTCGCCAATGACGCGTTCGCGACCGTGTCGCCGCTGTGGATCGCGGTCGCGTTGGTCTCGTTGCTGGCGCTGGTTCCGATCGTCTTGCGTATCATCGGCGCGAACGTAGGGCGGCGCGCCTATGAAACATGGGGGTGCGGACGCGCGTTGCAGACCGCGCGTTTTGAATACACCGGGACGGCGTTCGCCAATCCGTTTAAGCGGGTGTTCGGGCTCTTATACCGGCCGGTCAAGGAGCTGGACATCCAGTTCCACCCGGAATCCCGAATGTTCGTCGAAACCATCGCCTACCGCAATGAGACGCGCTCGATCTTTGAGGAGGCGTTCTATGGCCCGATCTCCCGGCTGGTGCAGCGAGGCGCCCAGCGGGCGCGTATCGTGCAGTCCGGCAACGTACATCTGTATCTGTTGTATATCTTCGTGGCGTTGATAGCGCTGCTGGCGCTGGCGGGGTAG
- a CDS encoding formate hydrogenlyase, with the protein MTLRELLRVSTSEPMLTQIVIELIQLLIVGLGAPLLVGLVRRVKARLQGRRGAGVLQPYADLRKLLAKEAVVSETTSWIFRFTPYLLVATMLLSALLVPLLTTRTPLGFLGNIIVLMYLFLLGTFFLALAGLDAGSAFGGMGSSREMAVAALAEPTVMIAIFAIALRVGNTELDEIVRRGATDSLLLLTPGHLLAFLAFFIVALAETGRLPVDNPATHLELTMIHEAMVLEYSGRHLMLIEWAAGMKLLIFLALLTNLFFPWGVALTVTPLAVAVAFVALIVKVGVLAVGIAVIETAMAKLRLFRLPALLSGSFALALLAVVSFLFVK; encoded by the coding sequence ATGACGCTACGAGAATTATTGCGAGTAAGCACTAGCGAGCCGATGCTCACACAGATCGTTATCGAACTGATCCAGTTGCTGATAGTCGGACTCGGCGCGCCGCTCCTGGTGGGGCTGGTTCGGCGGGTGAAAGCACGGCTGCAGGGACGGCGCGGGGCCGGCGTGCTCCAGCCGTACGCCGATCTACGCAAGCTTCTGGCGAAAGAAGCGGTTGTATCGGAGACCACGTCGTGGATCTTCCGGTTTACGCCGTACCTGCTGGTCGCAACAATGCTGCTCTCAGCGCTTCTGGTTCCGCTGCTCACGACCCGGACGCCGCTCGGCTTTCTCGGCAATATCATCGTGTTGATGTATCTCTTCCTGCTCGGCACCTTCTTCCTGGCGCTGGCGGGGCTGGATGCCGGAAGCGCATTCGGCGGCATGGGCAGCAGTCGCGAGATGGCCGTTGCGGCCCTGGCTGAGCCGACCGTGATGATCGCGATCTTCGCGATCGCGCTGCGCGTCGGGAATACGGAGTTGGATGAGATCGTCAGACGCGGCGCGACCGATTCGCTCTTGTTGCTGACCCCCGGGCACCTGCTGGCGTTTCTGGCATTCTTTATCGTCGCGCTTGCAGAGACGGGGCGATTGCCGGTGGACAATCCGGCGACGCACCTGGAGCTGACGATGATCCATGAGGCGATGGTGCTGGAGTACTCGGGGCGGCACCTCATGCTGATCGAGTGGGCCGCAGGGATGAAGCTCCTGATCTTTCTGGCGCTGCTTACAAACCTGTTCTTTCCGTGGGGCGTCGCATTGACGGTGACGCCGTTGGCGGTGGCCGTCGCCTTTGTCGCGCTGATCGTAAAGGTAGGCGTGCTCGCCGTCGGAATTGCCGTGATCGAGACGGCAATGGCCAAGTTGCGGCTGTTCCGGCTGCCGGCGCTATTGAGCGGATCGTTCGCGCTGGCCCTGCTGGCCGTCGTCTCGTTTTTATTCGTGAAATAG
- the hyfE gene encoding Hydrogenase-4 component E, producing MVAELFPKLVTLLSFTVLGAAFLLIVRRDLAGQVRLFAAQSLTLAILAAVVAAFTRSVELAGVAAVVALLKVWIIPRVLTRAVAKIGLQPAALPYLGTPATLVVCGGLVAIAFYVMAPVAASNPLPTAEAIPIAFAGVLIGFFVMVNRRRALTQILGFLMLENSIFLLALLATYGVPFIVEIGVFLDVLVAVLIMEVFVYRIKENFDSIEVDRLGRLKG from the coding sequence ATGGTCGCCGAACTGTTCCCGAAGTTGGTCACATTACTCTCATTCACGGTGCTTGGCGCAGCGTTCCTGCTGATCGTACGCCGGGACCTGGCCGGTCAGGTTCGACTCTTTGCGGCGCAATCGCTGACCCTGGCCATTCTGGCGGCGGTCGTCGCCGCATTCACGAGAAGCGTAGAGTTGGCCGGCGTAGCCGCGGTGGTGGCGCTCCTCAAGGTGTGGATCATCCCGCGCGTACTCACTCGCGCGGTGGCCAAGATCGGTTTGCAGCCGGCCGCCTTGCCGTATCTGGGGACCCCCGCGACGCTGGTCGTGTGTGGGGGCCTGGTGGCGATTGCTTTTTACGTCATGGCCCCCGTGGCCGCATCAAACCCGCTTCCCACGGCGGAGGCCATTCCGATCGCCTTTGCCGGCGTGCTGATCGGCTTTTTCGTGATGGTCAATCGGCGGCGCGCGCTCACGCAGATCCTCGGCTTCTTGATGCTTGAGAACAGCATCTTCCTGCTCGCACTGCTGGCCACGTATGGGGTGCCGTTCATTGTAGAGATCGGGGTATTCCTGGATGTGCTGGTGGCTGTGTTGATTATGGAGGTCTTCGTCTATCGCATCAAAGAGAACTTCGATTCGATCGAGGTCGACCGGTTGGGGAGGCTGAAGGGATAA
- a CDS encoding hydrogenase-4 component F, protein MLVALLLMPLIASVFMVLVRPRVWLEIIHALAALSGLAVGLMVAARVWRGDVPVAVGGLLRADGLSALMVVVITLLGAIAALYGLGYIRVEYDDSHLSKVRGFFALFHLFIFTMLLAVTTDNLGIMWVAIEGTTLATAFLVNLHNTPRSLEAAYKYLILSSVGIALAFIGTALLYYSGVSRAGEIAVNWTSLRDAAPSLNPQVVRLAFAFILVGYGTKAGLAPMHTWLPDAHSEAPAPISALMSGVLLNVGLYALMRFKVVVDIAVGPHFAGPWFVGIGLLSLAVAAVFLVVPRNYKRMLAYSSVEHIGVICLGLGFGGYWGVLGALLHVVNHALSKSLLFILSGNILLKYQTTDILRVRGLLRASPLTAGAFAAGTLALLGLPPFGLFMSEFLIFRAGIERGPVWVVIVGAVLLAVVFAGMLGSVNQMLYGAPPEKLEHGDVLKWSLAPLVVNFALLLVLGLTLPDAVADALDQALRVLGVPRA, encoded by the coding sequence ATGCTTGTCGCGTTGCTGCTCATGCCGCTGATCGCATCAGTCTTCATGGTGCTGGTGCGCCCACGGGTGTGGCTTGAGATCATCCACGCGCTCGCCGCCCTGAGCGGACTGGCCGTCGGGCTCATGGTTGCCGCGCGGGTGTGGCGGGGCGATGTGCCTGTTGCGGTCGGAGGACTGCTTCGCGCAGACGGGCTTTCGGCGTTGATGGTAGTCGTGATCACCTTGTTGGGGGCGATCGCCGCGCTGTACGGGCTTGGCTATATCCGGGTCGAATATGACGACAGCCATCTGTCCAAGGTCCGAGGTTTCTTCGCACTCTTTCACCTCTTTATCTTTACCATGCTGCTGGCGGTCACGACGGATAACCTCGGCATCATGTGGGTGGCGATTGAGGGCACGACGTTGGCGACCGCCTTTCTGGTCAACCTGCACAATACGCCCAGATCGTTGGAGGCGGCCTATAAGTACCTCATCCTCTCCTCGGTAGGCATCGCCCTCGCCTTCATCGGCACGGCGCTGTTGTATTACTCCGGCGTCTCGCGCGCAGGCGAGATTGCCGTGAATTGGACCTCGCTCCGAGATGCTGCGCCATCACTGAATCCCCAGGTGGTCCGGCTCGCCTTCGCCTTTATCCTCGTCGGTTACGGGACCAAAGCGGGTCTGGCGCCGATGCATACGTGGCTGCCGGACGCCCACAGCGAGGCGCCTGCGCCGATCAGCGCATTGATGTCCGGCGTCCTGCTTAACGTCGGACTGTACGCGCTGATGCGGTTCAAGGTCGTGGTGGACATCGCCGTGGGCCCACACTTTGCCGGCCCATGGTTTGTAGGCATCGGGCTGCTGTCGCTGGCAGTGGCTGCGGTCTTTCTTGTTGTGCCGCGCAATTACAAACGCATGCTGGCCTATTCAAGCGTCGAGCATATCGGCGTGATCTGCCTGGGATTGGGATTTGGCGGCTACTGGGGCGTGTTGGGCGCGCTCCTGCACGTCGTCAATCACGCGTTGTCAAAGTCGCTGCTGTTCATCCTGTCCGGAAATATCCTGTTGAAATATCAGACGACCGATATCCTGCGAGTGCGCGGGCTGTTGCGGGCGTCGCCGCTGACGGCCGGCGCATTTGCGGCAGGCACACTTGCGCTGCTTGGCCTGCCCCCTTTCGGGCTATTCATGAGCGAATTCCTGATCTTTCGCGCGGGCATAGAGCGCGGACCCGTGTGGGTGGTGATCGTGGGGGCGGTGCTGCTCGCCGTCGTGTTCGCGGGTATGCTCGGCAGCGTGAACCAGATGCTCTACGGGGCGCCCCCCGAGAAGTTGGAGCATGGGGATGTGCTGAAGTGGTCGCTGGCGCCGCTGGTGGTCAATTTCGCCCTCTTGCTTGTGCTGGGGCTGACGCTTCCGGACGCGGTTGCGGACGCCCTCGACCAGGCGCTCAGGGTACTTGGGGTTCCCCGTGCCTGA
- a CDS encoding NADH dehydrogenase, which produces MRTPSTRRSGYLGFPVPDLNGVARQLRATALTLTDLQTRPPREVRVGVERDELVPFAEYVRDRFGARPELIVAEDTRAERGSFTLRYLFELEGVDLIIVASAAVHEDDRRFPSLATRWYLAGRFEREIHDLFGLVPTGHPDLRRLPLHQFWPAAYHPLLKDARMPPAFTDDGTPFPFRRVEGEGIHEITVGPVHAGIIEPGHFRFSVEGETIVNLETRLYFVHKGIERLFEAVPLERGIGLAERISGDSSVAHALAFCQALESTAELQIPPRAAYLRVVLLELERLYNHIADVGAICTDTGFAIANAHAMRIREDMLRLNARLVGHRLLRGALIAGGVACDFTAEQIADARETVQRATNDFDDIVKIALDNSLVLDRLHGTGRLSTQTAHELQVVGLAARASGIDRDARRDHPFAAYADLPPRVPVYSEGDVWARLMVRVDEAREAADLIIRALDGLSEGKIATPLPALPPGASGFGLVEGWRGPIWHWLVAGEQNRPARVKIKDPSFANWPALHYAILKNIVPDFPLVNKSFNLSYAGNDL; this is translated from the coding sequence TTGCGGACGCCCTCGACCAGGCGCTCAGGGTACTTGGGGTTCCCCGTGCCTGATCTGAACGGTGTCGCCCGGCAACTTCGTGCGACAGCACTCACGCTGACCGACCTGCAGACGCGTCCTCCGCGGGAGGTGCGAGTCGGCGTCGAACGGGATGAGTTGGTCCCGTTTGCCGAATACGTGCGCGACAGATTCGGCGCGAGGCCCGAGCTGATTGTGGCGGAGGATACGCGGGCGGAGCGCGGAAGCTTTACGTTACGCTACCTCTTTGAGCTTGAAGGCGTGGACCTGATTATCGTTGCGTCGGCGGCGGTTCATGAGGATGACCGCCGATTTCCGTCGCTGGCAACGCGCTGGTATCTGGCCGGCCGGTTTGAGCGCGAGATTCATGACCTGTTCGGCCTTGTGCCGACCGGTCACCCCGATCTGCGCCGCCTGCCGTTGCACCAGTTCTGGCCTGCGGCGTATCACCCCCTGTTAAAGGATGCCCGGATGCCCCCTGCATTTACGGATGACGGCACGCCCTTTCCGTTTCGCCGCGTTGAGGGCGAGGGGATTCATGAGATCACCGTCGGCCCGGTACACGCGGGCATCATCGAGCCGGGCCATTTCCGGTTCAGTGTCGAGGGCGAGACCATTGTCAATCTCGAGACCCGGCTCTATTTCGTGCACAAGGGGATCGAGCGGCTGTTTGAGGCGGTTCCGCTCGAGCGCGGGATAGGACTGGCCGAACGGATTTCCGGCGACAGCAGCGTGGCGCACGCGCTCGCGTTCTGCCAGGCACTCGAATCGACAGCGGAGCTGCAGATCCCGCCTCGCGCGGCCTATCTGCGCGTCGTACTGCTTGAACTGGAACGGCTCTACAATCACATCGCGGATGTCGGCGCCATCTGTACCGACACCGGCTTTGCGATCGCCAATGCCCACGCGATGAGGATTCGGGAGGATATGCTGCGCTTGAATGCGCGCCTGGTCGGCCATCGACTGTTGCGCGGGGCGCTGATCGCGGGCGGCGTGGCGTGCGACTTTACCGCGGAGCAGATTGCAGACGCGCGGGAGACCGTACAGCGCGCAACGAACGACTTTGACGACATCGTAAAGATCGCGCTGGACAATAGTCTGGTATTGGACCGGCTGCACGGGACAGGGCGCCTGTCGACACAGACCGCGCACGAACTGCAAGTCGTCGGACTGGCGGCGCGCGCCAGTGGAATCGATCGGGACGCCAGGCGGGATCATCCCTTTGCGGCCTATGCGGATCTGCCGCCCCGCGTGCCGGTATACAGCGAGGGCGATGTCTGGGCGCGGCTGATGGTGCGGGTCGATGAGGCGCGAGAGGCCGCCGATCTGATCATACGCGCTTTAGACGGGCTCTCTGAGGGAAAGATTGCGACGCCGCTCCCGGCGCTGCCGCCGGGTGCGAGCGGGTTCGGTCTGGTCGAGGGGTGGCGCGGCCCGATCTGGCACTGGCTTGTCGCCGGTGAGCAGAATCGGCCGGCGCGCGTCAAGATCAAAGACCCGTCATTTGCCAACTGGCCGGCGCTGCATTACGCCATTTTGAAAAATATCGTGCCCGACTTCCCGCTCGTCAATAAGAGTTTTAACCTGTCCTACGCGGGGAATGATTTGTAG
- a CDS encoding Histidine kinase, protein MAENPISFTKPSIFDKLRFSIVAIDCVVSGLRRGLEVKGLFDSLGLRAKLLLMMFSLLLLTLASLFVLYWHAELALIDQVEKHTTDLSTAIQISVERLTSNERTDEARLQDYVSRLQRKGVNEISIVSNEQEVIASSNPKRVGATIDPSRRDLFITARLGETLVAEKGQKTYNLMVPIVVGNQRMGYALISMVLDDFAQISQYNFIKRLIATVLVFGLGMAASLILSWKYTRPIDQVVQAARRVAQGDLQDTLPVERHDEIGELTASFNDMVQKLRANKELEQRLHQAERLSSIGQLASGIAHEIRNPLNFINLSIDHLQSRFPPVDPRQREEFIYLVSWVKSEIHRLNTMITNFLTYGKPLKLQPRPCDLTSLLHDVAKMADGRAVEQGIEIDCSALDALPMVLVDGEQIRTCFVNILVNALQSMPQGGRLAITARLAKGADPSSPSTAAGSGRWIEIRFQDTGHGIAADDLQRVFEPYFTTKEVGIGLGLALTRKIVEEHGGTITLESVRDQGTTVSIRLPAEEPA, encoded by the coding sequence ATGGCTGAAAATCCTATCAGCTTTACAAAACCCAGCATTTTCGATAAGCTAAGGTTTTCTATTGTAGCGATCGACTGCGTTGTATCGGGTCTAAGGAGGGGTCTGGAGGTGAAGGGGTTGTTTGACAGTCTTGGCTTGAGGGCGAAACTGCTCCTGATGATGTTCTCCCTCCTGCTGCTGACGCTCGCCTCGCTGTTTGTACTGTATTGGCACGCAGAGCTGGCGCTGATCGACCAGGTGGAGAAGCACACGACCGATCTGTCCACTGCCATTCAGATCAGCGTGGAACGGCTGACCTCCAACGAGCGGACCGATGAGGCGCGACTGCAGGACTACGTCAGCCGCCTGCAACGGAAAGGGGTCAATGAGATCTCTATTGTCAGCAATGAGCAGGAGGTCATCGCCAGCAGCAATCCGAAGAGGGTAGGCGCGACGATCGACCCCAGTCGCCGAGACCTGTTCATCACCGCCAGACTGGGAGAGACGCTCGTGGCCGAGAAGGGCCAAAAAACTTACAATCTCATGGTACCGATAGTGGTAGGGAATCAGCGGATGGGGTACGCCCTCATCAGCATGGTGCTGGATGATTTTGCCCAGATTTCGCAATACAACTTCATCAAACGGCTGATCGCCACCGTGCTGGTCTTTGGTCTCGGGATGGCGGCCTCGCTCATCCTGTCCTGGAAATACACCAGGCCGATCGATCAGGTGGTTCAAGCGGCGCGCCGAGTCGCTCAAGGCGATCTCCAGGACACCTTGCCGGTCGAACGCCACGATGAGATCGGCGAGCTGACGGCCAGCTTCAACGACATGGTGCAAAAGCTGCGGGCGAATAAGGAGCTGGAGCAGCGCCTGCACCAGGCGGAGCGCCTCTCCAGTATCGGTCAGTTGGCCTCGGGCATCGCGCACGAGATCCGTAATCCGTTGAACTTCATCAACCTCAGCATCGATCACCTGCAGAGTCGGTTCCCGCCCGTCGATCCGCGCCAACGGGAAGAGTTCATCTACCTGGTCTCGTGGGTGAAAAGCGAAATCCACCGCCTGAATACGATGATTACCAACTTCCTGACCTATGGGAAGCCGCTCAAGCTGCAGCCGCGTCCATGCGACCTGACCTCACTGCTCCATGATGTCGCGAAGATGGCCGACGGCAGGGCTGTCGAGCAGGGGATCGAGATCGATTGCAGCGCTCTCGACGCATTGCCGATGGTGCTGGTAGACGGGGAGCAGATCAGGACCTGCTTCGTCAATATTCTGGTAAACGCCTTGCAGTCGATGCCTCAGGGCGGAAGGCTGGCGATCACCGCCAGGCTGGCGAAGGGGGCCGATCCCTCATCCCCATCGACAGCCGCTGGGAGCGGACGGTGGATCGAGATCCGCTTCCAGGACACCGGGCACGGAATCGCCGCAGACGATCTACAGAGGGTATTTGAGCCGTACTTCACGACGAAGGAGGTCGGGATCGGGTTGGGTTTGGCCCTGACAAGGAAGATTGTTGAGGAGCATGGCGGGACGATTACATTAGAGAGCGTTCGCGACCAGGGTACTACGGTGAGCATCCGCCTGCCGGCGGAGGAGCCGGCCTGA
- a CDS encoding Fis family transcriptional regulator encodes MQGGRILVVDDEGPQREILRTILSAEGYSVETASGGGEAVRRCQEKPFDLVLTDLRMPGTDGLALVERLMRDDPPTLVILTTAYGSLDSAEQALKKGAFDYLTKPLEREELLLTVKRAFERIQLSRENRSLRQQVEERFRIEGIVGSHFRMQEVFEKIRKVSNSNSTVLLIGESGTGKELIARTVHRQSLRKDCPFIAVNCAAIPESLLESEIFGHERGAFTGAVDRRAGCFELASGGTIFLDEVAEMQLPIQAKFLRVLQGETFRRVGGKQEIDVDVRVIAATNRDPVEAVKDGILREDLFYRLNVVSIVIPPLRERSTDIPQLVEYFITKHSESTGKPIGGISNGAMRLLLNYHWPGNVRQLEAVVERAILLSEGPEIKHYDLPIEVRFFDLPAQPVASSAPGGKFAIEIPEHGIQFESLERDLIVQAMERSDWVITKAARLLGMSYRTLQYRLEKFQIKRDTKTAPTTPESGLTEQPSQQKGGM; translated from the coding sequence ATGCAGGGTGGACGAATCCTCGTGGTCGACGACGAGGGCCCCCAGCGGGAGATCCTGCGGACTATCCTGTCGGCCGAGGGCTATTCGGTCGAGACGGCCTCCGGAGGAGGGGAAGCCGTACGACGCTGCCAGGAAAAGCCGTTTGATCTGGTCCTGACCGATCTTCGAATGCCGGGAACCGACGGCCTGGCGCTCGTGGAGCGGCTGATGCGGGACGACCCGCCCACCCTGGTGATCCTGACGACCGCCTATGGGTCGCTCGACTCGGCCGAGCAGGCGCTGAAAAAGGGCGCCTTCGACTATCTGACCAAGCCGCTGGAGCGGGAGGAATTACTGCTCACAGTGAAAAGGGCCTTCGAACGGATCCAATTGAGCCGGGAGAATCGGTCATTGCGGCAGCAGGTGGAGGAGCGCTTCCGCATCGAAGGGATCGTGGGCAGCCACTTCAGAATGCAGGAGGTCTTTGAGAAGATCCGAAAGGTCTCCAACAGCAACTCCACCGTGCTCCTCATCGGGGAGAGCGGAACCGGGAAAGAGCTGATTGCCAGGACCGTCCATCGACAGAGTCTGCGCAAAGATTGCCCCTTTATTGCCGTCAACTGCGCGGCCATCCCGGAGAGCCTGCTGGAAAGCGAAATATTTGGCCACGAGCGGGGCGCGTTTACGGGGGCCGTGGATCGAAGGGCCGGCTGCTTTGAGCTGGCGAGCGGCGGCACCATCTTCCTGGACGAAGTGGCCGAGATGCAACTGCCGATCCAGGCAAAATTCCTGCGCGTGCTGCAGGGCGAGACGTTCAGACGGGTGGGTGGGAAACAGGAGATCGACGTTGACGTCCGCGTCATCGCCGCGACCAATCGGGACCCTGTCGAGGCGGTGAAAGACGGCATCCTCCGGGAGGATCTGTTCTATCGACTGAACGTCGTGTCGATCGTCATCCCGCCGCTCCGCGAGCGAAGCACCGACATCCCTCAACTCGTCGAGTATTTCATCACAAAGCATAGTGAGAGCACTGGGAAACCGATCGGAGGGATCAGCAATGGGGCGATGCGACTCCTCCTGAACTATCACTGGCCCGGCAATGTCCGGCAACTGGAGGCAGTGGTTGAGCGGGCGATTCTGCTCTCCGAAGGACCTGAGATCAAGCATTACGATCTCCCGATTGAGGTGCGGTTCTTTGACCTCCCCGCGCAGCCCGTCGCCTCGAGCGCTCCCGGCGGCAAGTTCGCAATCGAGATCCCGGAGCATGGCATCCAGTTTGAATCACTGGAGCGCGACTTGATCGTACAGGCCATGGAGAGGTCCGATTGGGTCATCACGAAGGCGGCGCGCCTCCTGGGCATGAGCTATCGGACACTGCAGTACCGTCTGGAGAAATTTCAGATCAAACGGGATACGAAGACCGCTCCCACAACACCTGAGAGCGGATTGACTGAGCAGCCGTCACAACAGAAAGGGGGGATGTGA
- the sigM gene encoding ECF RNA polymerase sigma factor SigM: MREADFELIDRFLQGDGTAFDELVRRRQREVYNLAYRMTRNAEDARDIAQEAFLQVYRNLSRFDRRSSLSTWLYRIVVNLCLNHLSRGSRSLHASVDQHPDLADLSEGSLARLEERERADALARAIETLPPQQRASLTLRVHQHLAHREIAEILGVSEATAKVHYFHAVQALRRKLAHWREDA; this comes from the coding sequence TTGCGCGAGGCGGATTTCGAACTGATCGATCGATTCTTGCAGGGCGATGGGACGGCGTTCGATGAACTGGTCCGAAGGCGCCAGCGAGAGGTGTATAACCTGGCCTACCGGATGACGAGAAATGCGGAAGATGCGCGGGATATTGCGCAGGAGGCCTTCTTGCAGGTATATCGGAATCTGAGTCGATTTGATCGCCGTTCCAGCCTTTCGACGTGGCTGTACCGAATTGTTGTAAATCTTTGTCTCAACCATTTAAGCCGGGGTTCGCGATCGCTCCATGCCTCGGTTGATCAGCATCCTGATCTGGCCGATCTGTCGGAAGGGTCGCTCGCGCGACTGGAGGAAAGGGAGCGAGCGGATGCGCTCGCTCGCGCCATCGAAACCCTTCCACCGCAACAGCGGGCGAGTCTGACGTTGCGGGTACATCAACACCTCGCGCACCGGGAGATCGCTGAAATCCTGGGGGTCTCAGAGGCGACGGCCAAGGTGCATTATTTTCACGCCGTTCAGGCGCTCCGGCGCAAGCTGGCACACTGGCGGGAAGACGCGTAA